One genomic region from Argentina anserina chromosome 2, drPotAnse1.1, whole genome shotgun sequence encodes:
- the LOC126783622 gene encoding acyl-CoA-binding domain-containing protein 3-like has protein sequence MELVQDLVWTASVALILSFFVAKLVAMAMADREQDSAESKVVTEEVRFEEKKLRVEEVYQSQKRVQFAAEVEAVDRFEGKSENEEAATVEFVEKSDDGGAEVSVEKAIDSDRRRGYEDEEISENRQVEESPESAPNDVVTAHCGEAVGVKLGNYSDEDDWEGIEKSELDEGYTAAVKSAPPAQGY, from the coding sequence atgGAGCTCGTTCAGGACTTGGTTTGGACGGCGTCGGTGGCGCTCATCCTCTCTTTCTTCGTCGCCAAGCTCGTCGCGATGGCCATGGCGGACCGCGAACAAGACTCGGCGGAGTCCAAAGTCGTCACGGAGGAGGTGCGATTCGAAGAGAAGAAGCTCAGAGTCGAAGAGGTTTATCAGAGCCAGAAGAGAGTCCAATTCGCCGCCGAAGTGGAAGCGGTTGATCGGTTCGAAGGGAAATCGGAAAATGAAGAAGCGGCGACCGTTGAATTTGTGGAGAAATCCGATGACGGCGGCGCGGAGGTGTCGGTTGAGAAAGCGATTGACTCTGATCGTCGACGTGGTTATGAGGATGAGGAAATTTCGGAGAATAGACAGGTGGAGGAATCCCCTGAATCAGCACCAAACGACGTCGTTACTGCGCATTGCGGTGAAGCGGTCGGGGTCAAATTGGGAAATTACAGCGATGAAGATGACTGGGAAGGAATCGAGAAGAGCGAGCTGGATGAAGGTTATACTGCCGCGGTGAAATCGGCTCCCCCTGCACAAG